The following is a genomic window from Thunnus maccoyii chromosome 13, fThuMac1.1, whole genome shotgun sequence.
AGACATTTGATTTCCTTGTAGGGAACCACAGACTATTGATTTACAAGAAGAGCAACAAGTTCAAGCACAGCGGTCAGAGAACCtgaaaacagttaaataaattGGAATACCAAGTTAGGATTATGACTACACTCTAGTTCAGCATTAATGTCAATTCTCTCCTGAGGAAGTAGTAATGTTTAAGGCTCTTGGACACATATTTTACTGCGTGGGATTGATTTGATTCTTGCCGTGTGCTCACAGTACCGAGGTACGGGCAAGATCCGACAAGCTGGTTATTCATACACCTACAGATTTGTCATTTGAGTACAGCGATTCCTTGCAAAGACTTTGTGCTCAAAGCGGTGGATTGTTGAGGCAAAGAGGCTTTCAGAGTCGTTcttttgcatttcatttgttttgacaACTATCGGTAATTTCTCTCAACACATTCAGTGACAGGTTTTCCTCTATACGTTATTGACGTTATTAACTCACTGTAGGGGCAATACAGGTTTTCATCAGCTTCAGTCTAATGCAACAGCTCCCTCTGCTGCCTCATCCCAGACCTCATACTGATGTTactcacacacaacacttgGGGCACAACACAAACTTCCTGCACAGCCTTTGAAcatctggggaaaaaaaacgaTTGAGATTGAGTgtaaaagttcattcttgacctttttgAAAtattagtttgacaaaaaaaagtcttaattcGAGAAATATGAAACTTCAGTGATTTGAGAGACTCCAACTGctgaaaaatatcataaaaaatgGTTGAAAACTCCATTTAAAAGTTAGTAAGTTGACCTTGAATTaagatttgtttttctcaaattagtgttttctcactttaaaatcttaaaaagtTTGGATCtagcacaaaaacatttaaaagcctGCTAAATTGTTTGTTTAGGCCTGCGATCGCtcagcattttattgttggttttgtgaaGAAAAATTCAGCAGCGACATGTACTTtgtgaaaataacaacaatatcgAACACAAATCCTCTCTTCCAGACCAGAAaatgagtttttcttttaaatatcaaaatggaaaatgtgttgTGACACCCacttctctttgtgtgtgtgtgtgtgtctatttctgtgtgtatgtgtgtgtgtatgttaatgtgtttatcATGGCTCCACAGCCTTCTTGCCAGCCTATACATGTCACACTATAAAGTCCGTCGACTCCCATCAGTGTATGTACTCAGTGTTGTGTGAATCTGCTCCCTGCCTCCTCTGCTGTTTCTGTATGTCATGTCTGTATATGTGACTGTAttcaatatgttttatattctgtACTATAGTTAATCCTACTGTACCCGTAGCATGGCTCCGTTTTTGGTTATGCAGTTTGCCCTGTGCATGATggagtatgtatgtgtgtgtgagtgtgtgtgtgtgtgtgtgtgtgtgtgtgtgtgtagcaagCAAGCTACGTTTTTTACACAGAGGTGATTTATGGTATGAGCCTGTTTGGGTGCTATCGTGTGTGCCTACACTCAGTTTTCCTGAACACTGTGACAACTCTGGCAGAACACGTACACATGGAGCGAATGGAAGAGACAAAAGATTTACtgtcataattatgtttttttttttggttgtttttttttttttttttttaatgtttttccattttcccaGTTGGACTGAGACATGGagtggaaaaagtgaaaaaacaagaaaaaaaaaaaagatgttgctCTTTTTCTCGATAACATAATAATGTCTAATATTCAAATTGAgttttgtaatatttgtatGTACGTATGAAAGTTTTGTAAATCTGTGATCGTATGCACGTTTTGGCATATGAGTGTATGTATCTTCAAATTTTAAATGCTTGTTTCTTTTTGGTTGTTTTGCATGTAGATTGCCGTTTAGGTTCTTTTTGtttaaaggttttgtttttacgTTTCTTTTTGGGACCATGTACAATACTGTATAACGTGGGCAGGATCTTGGACCTCATGCTACATTGAtattatatatgaatataaaaacatgttttccctATGGAGAAAGTTTTAAGTTATATATCGCCTGTACACTTTGGGCTGCCTTTTAGATCTAACTGTCCACTGTTTAAGATAACAATGATGATAAtagataaaaaatattaatgatgaaGAATTATGCTGATGAAATAATAAAGATTCTTAATAAATCTTATTACATTTACAACAcatcttgctcctcctgtgttTAATGGATTGACGTGTGGTGACGACAGCATAAACTGCAGTTTGAAAGCTTTTTTTATTGATATCGTtacaaaatggcaaaataattgtcagaacaaaagatgaaaaatacaaaaaaagacaaaaacacaatacattACTCACAAGTGATGGAAAATGTAGTTTACAGATTTAAAACCCAACGCTGGACATCACTATTActgccactagatggcagcgTAAACACTATTAGCATGGATTCTCATCTAGGATCCCTCCAGGAACACAATAATGAATCAAACAgagttaatcagttaatcagttgTGGTTCAGTGTTCAGAGGCAGCGATCAATCCTGGGAATTATGGGAGAATCAGCAGCCTCCTGTCTGGCTGTTCTGCATCTGCTCCTGAATCCTCTCCAGCACCTCTTGCATCCTCCTCAGCTGCAGAAGGAATCAAATGAAGGAGCGGTAAATACCTCTGCAATTGACCGACTGGCTGAGTGAATGAGTCAGAGAAGCAGAAACGCACCTGTTCGTCTTTCTCAAAGATGAGTCTTTCTTTCTCAGTGTCAACAACGGCCAGCGGTAGAGGAATTTCTGTCTCGCTCCCCTCTCGATGCCTTTCACGCAAACTAAAACCCAGAATCAtaaatacaagcacacaaagAAGAACATTCGACATCAGTGTGTACATATGCTGCAAAGACTTCTTGTTCTTGCTactgtgaataaaaacaactgtGTTAACTATGGACGCTAACAAAAATAAGGAACTTAATGACAAAAAGAATGACTTCAACTAACTAATTAATCAGTCCTTGGTCTGCATCCCGACTCCACCCACCTGCGTTTCCTCTCCTGCACCACCATGCGCGTCATGTTCTGGATGCACTGGGCTCTGTAGTTTTCGTAGTGCGTCTCCCGCGTCACGTCCTTCAAATCCTGCATGTGGGTCCTCACCAGCATGTTCCTCAGCAGCAGGAAGTCGGAGTGAACCGGGTTCTCCACTGGCCATGCAATGACAACAAGCTACTGGATCAGACTAGATTTTCTTTTGGTTGTTATGGAAACGAGAAACAGCGATGTGtaaaactgagacaaaatgtgcaaaaatatttgttaattgGAACATAAATAAATAGTCAGTGATAAAGTAAAAGTGATAGAAAACTCTATCTGCTGACAGAAATATCCACGATTTGAAGATGTGATTTGcattacatataaataaatataccacaaatattgtttattgtttataaacttcaattaaaataaaactggaCATCGGattgagagtgtgtttgtgtataataCCTTCAACCACACCCCAGGGGTAGACACGACCCCTGAACTTGCGACCTTTACTCTCCATCTGAACATTACTCCCAATTATTGCGAAGGGGATGCTgtcctgcagagagaagcaaaaacaataaactgTCAGTCTTAACACGGATGAGATGACACATTTCAGCCTTGAGAGGTGAACTGAGGAGTATCTGGATGGACTGAATTACCTTGAGTATCTGGTCCTGTTTCTTAAAGTCCTCGTCCTCATCTGAATCACAATCGGGAAACTGGTAGATGTTGATCCCGAACTGCTTAATGTCCTCTCGGATctggacaacatgaacacattgaaacaataatatgtttgagagaaagagacaaagagaaattaggtgaaaatataaaactgtctTTACAGAGATCCAGAGGTCCCTGAACTATCCCTGAAGAATCCATCGAGGTGACAGTAAAACTTCCAAACCATCATCTCATACCTTCATCTTCTTTCTGCAGACCTCTACATGTGTCAGACTGTCAGCTTTGGCCAAAACAGGAACTATGTTGACTTTTTCATGCAAGGCCCTCATACACTCAACATCCAGAGGTCGAAGACTGGCGGGGgggaaaacacacatgtatgtacataaatatgATATTGAACCTCTTTGGGTGTGACTGTTGCGGCAGTGTTGTACTAGTTTAGCTTCAAAACATCAGCGTACCCGTGTCCAAATGGAGAGACGAAGTAGAGGCAGCAGTGGACTCTGTTATCCTGGATGTTTCTTCTGTTCAAGCCGCTCTCATCTCTGAAATACTGTTCAAACTGCTGGTCGATGTAATCTTCTATTGGCTTCCAGCTGACgcatacacataaaaacacaatagtGTGCTTATGATGCTGTGTCCATGACTGTGTCAACAaaacagcactgtgtgtgtagAGTAAAACTACACTGCAAGTCGCATGTTGATGACCTCACCTCTCTGTGTTGTCGATGGCATCTCCGAACCCTGGTGTGTCTATGATGGTGAGCCTCAATTTGATTCCTTTCTCCTCAATGCTAATGGAGTGTTTGATGATGTCGATTGTCTGATTGATCCGTTCTGCAGACACACACGTGCAAAGTCAGTAAATCTGCACAGGTGACAAAATAACGATGTGCACAGAATAGATTTGTACAACATTTGAAcaatacatgcacacacgtcAAGGTTCGAAAGTAGGAGTGGCATCACAGATTGAAATGACAGCTCATGTAACTGATTTCTACAGAGAGACCAGACATCTGCGTAATCTTGTTCCAGCTACTGTCCTGCTTCTTTTACCACAGTAGAAGCAGAACAGATGTCATCTCACCCTCTGCATTAGGaacttttctgtctttatagAGGTCCGTGAGAAACAGACTGTTGATCAGCGTGGATTTACCGAGGCCAGACTCTcctgcagagagaaggagagactcTGTAACGATACTTAAAGTAGCATGACTAAAATATCACATTCAATCCCATTCAGTCATAAATGCTTTTATCATGGTTGATAAGTGTGGAGAGCAGTAATGGCTGTAATCGACACAGATAAAGACATTTCTTAGCACTGTGTCAGATCATTGACATCCGCTCTGATGTTATCagttgaaacttttttttgtgactttttttttattggtgttttCAGGTTAAAAATGGGTTGGTATGTTCCACACAATAGTACAAAACAGGGTTTTTCAATTACATAGAGAGTAGGTTACATCTCCCCTAGGCACTTATAGAGTATGAAGTGcattttttccagtattttatatattgatCAGATCGTAGACTTAAGGAAAAGGTCTCCATACAGTGTATTTTGTTGACAATTGTGGTCCAGTCATCCTTTGATGGAGGGTTTGCCTGCAGCCGCATCTGTGTGATGGCTTTCTTGTACTTCATAGAGATATTCATCCAGAGCCATGAGTTTGTCAAGGATCTTGTCCAGGTATAATGTGACAAAAGAGCAATCAACTTCTATcccaaaaatgttattatttatttctttagcGATCTCTTGCCAATATGAATGAATTAAAGGGCAAGtctgaaatatatgaaaatggtCTGCTATTGATTTACCATACTGCCACATTATCCTGTCCCTGAAAACCCTGCTGTATAAATTTCAATTTTAGAGTCACAAAATATCTTATTATGTTCTTCCAGCAGAACTCAACTCAAGAACAGGATCTTGAGTCGGTAGTCCTAGCCTGGCCTTCCCAAATATTACCCAAATATCCTCAGATATCTCCAGGCTGCGATTCCCTCTCCCATTTCTGGTTGACATGGACGGTAGAGTAGTATATTCGTGATACAAGGTGTTTGTTGTCTTTAGTCTTATATTATCAGTGAATATATTAACCAAATTAGGTTAGTTGAAACTTTCTTAATGTTTGTATATAATGGTGTGATTTGTCATGTAAAATTTCCCTTTTAGGAGAGAAGTTATACATCCAGTTATCCCAGTTAGTAGACATAAGGAACGACTCACCCGCCACCATAACTGTGAATGTGAAACCtttcttcactgtttttctATGAACCTGGTTGGGCAATGTGGCAAAACCCACATACTCCTTGTCCTGATCCTGCAGAAAGAGGACACAAGCATAACATTTAAGTAAGTAAAGACTTAAAAGGTGAACACAAAGCCTAGAATCAAATTATTTCTTCAAATATCACAGTAAACACCGGGACAtttcaacacaaaacaatgaaataatattCTTGTGACTGATTAGTTGATTTAAACTGGCAGTTCAATTCAGCTCACGTATGTTTTTTAAGTTGTTTTGCTtcttgaaattatatttttgttctgCTTATAGAATTTCTTCTGTGGAAAAAATCTAAAATTCCCACAAATATTTCCcacaaataacaataatagttaATTAACCATTTTTTCAATCTCCAAACACTCTAAAACCattacaaaaacagacaacatgacAACAGACAATAACACGTACACACTCATCATaaagaagcacacacacaggtaacaaaaacacacctctGGAGAGTCATAGGGGTCAAAGCGTCCCCATGGGCTGCGTGGACGGGAGGCTGGGCTGAGCGGACAGTCCAGAGACTCCTGAGTGATGAGCTGCCTCCTCAGAGGTGGGGGCTGAAACACTGAGTCCGGTCCCATGCGACTTGGTCTGTGAGGGAACGCTGGTGAGCCTGTGGGGTTGCAGGGTGTGGGACGGGGCAGAGAGGGAGTCCCTGGAAGGCTGGAGAGTCTCCCGTTGGTTGCTGACCCAGTTCCCTCTGCCTCACAGTAGACCGCCGCCTGGTGGCCTGTTGTGTGTAGCTGTTCGCCAGGCTGTGAGGTGGGAGGCAGATCTCTCATGGCATAAGGAAGCTGAATGTCCTCCTCGTCCTCAATCGACAGAGTGGACAACTGggacaggaagcagcagagaTATACATGGCTTTACTATTAAAAGACTCCAAAATATAACTGATTTACTATTAATCAGAAGAGACCATTCTCCTTTTTACTGATTAGCTGGGAAAACAGAAACctaacatgaaatgaaatgtactaCTACTGCTTCTACTActataaaaaagaaagcaaacataAGCACAGAAACCTTATAATCAGCAGTTAATTAAACCAACTATTGGTGATGGTCTATTCTTTTAGGAGCAGCTATACAAGGTTATTAAGTACAAAAAGATTTAGGCAATCCCACTttgattttaagttttttaatgATGAGACTGttagaaatacagtatatactgtatatctatgTATGTAGGTTATAATTTATATCAATTATAGATTGTTCACATGTCACTATGACAACACTACATGTATAAAGACAAACCCTAACTGactaaccagctgctggaggCCACAGTTAGTGACCATTATCTCTGAGTACATGACATGATGAGCTTGTGTCTTTTGTTGTAGTGGATGAATTCACCCTTTCTTCACTGATTATCCATGAACTGTGATCCCATTATCCCATCggaaaaatatgcatttttttggTCCCATTCGTACACAGAGGAAGTCCTGTGAGAAGTTTAGCTGCACTTTAGGCATGCATCACTGGCCTCTCAATTTCCGTGTTGCTACTGGTCTTGGTTTTGTCAACCACTTTGACTATTTCTGTACTAGGGAGGATCTCTACAAGCAGGATAATCTCCATCTTAAACACAGTGGAACAAGAATGTTAAACATGAACGTCACTTTACAGTTTGCAAGCCCCCTGACCAGTAAGGAGGACAGGACAAAATAGTTAGACACACCCTCCTCCAGATACATATATCAATCCCCTATCCTATTCTTTTCAAACCCCAGCTTTCACTATACAGGTTCTCACAAGTATGAGACCCTCTGTCAATAAATCTAACCACCATACCTGTTAATTTAGCCCTCATAAATGCTAGACCTCTAGCAAATAAGACCTTTgttttaaacaattttattaCAACCTTCAATTTGGATCTTCTATTTCTAACAGAGACCTGGCTTAGGTCTGGTGACATCAGTTCTTTTGCTGAGCTTTTTCCCccaattatatgttttttaattccACCAGACTCACTGGTCATGGAGGTGGCCTTGCTGTGgcttttaaaaatcatttgagCTGTAGCCTCATGTCAGTGGAGAAATGTCCTGGCTTTGAAGTGCTGATGTTCAAAGTCAATTGTGATACCCATGTCTGctgtattgttatttattgttgcCTTAAACCCAACAGTAGCTTCTCATCTGatttctgtgattttatttcctttgttgtttttagctATGACAAAATCTTATTGGTTGGAGATTTTAATATTGATGTGGACAACCCCACTAATAGTTTTGCCTCTgaatttttaagtatttatgaATCTTTTAATCTGAAACAGCATGTATGACATCCCAAACATGAACAAGACTATACTCTTGATTTAGTTTTTACTGTGGGTTTATCTGTTAACTCCTTCACCCTGAAAGATTTTGTCTCTGATCATAAAACTGTCGTGTTCGATATTACCCTTCATCCTTAATGAGAGATCTGCTGATAAtttgttcctgttttctctgctcAGTGTCACAGCTTACTCAGTTTCATGATGTAAATGACTTGGTTGATCAGTTTAATCTTTTATATTCATCAATTTTAGAGTATATTGCTCCCATTAGGGAAGGTCAAGGCGCCAGTCAAATCCATCACCTTGGGTAAATGAGGATACTCGCCATCTAAAAAGAGAATGTAGAAGAGCAGAACGAAGGTGGAAGAAAAGCAACCTCCAAGTCCACCCCCTTCATATGAGAGAGTTATTGTCTTCttataatttattaatcaaaaaagagagacttaACATATTTTACAAACCTTGGAGCTGCAAAAAAGTATAACTCTAGAATTTAGCACCAATGATCGACTTGTAAACCCTGCTCCTTTAACCGTTTCAGCCTCCTCTGTAATAGAATGTATACGTTCTTAGCATATTTTGTTGAGAAGGTTAAGGTTATAACGCTCCCTACCTCGTGTATAACTTCTCCGGACGCCTCCTTCACATTATTGAGTGAATTTACCCCTATTTCCCTGAATAATCTGCTTGATATGGTGTAAAACATAGTACTGAAACTCCTTTGCTGAAAGTCACTGATAATATGTTTATGAATGCAGATTCTGGTCACCACTCCATTTTAGCACTGTTAGACTTGCCTGCTGACTTTGACACTATTGATACTATCTTGCTGGATAGACTAAAGCACTGGTTTGGCACAGATGAAACTGCCCTCAAATGGTTTTCCTCATATTTTACAGAGAGATCTTTCAGTTTGGCTGTTGATGATTTTGTCTCATCATCGACTCATATGTCGTGTGGGGTCCCACAAGGTTCAGTCCTTGGTCCCATTTTGTTCAGCTTGTAAATGGTGCCCCTTGATCATATTATTCGTCAGTTTAATATTGTTGCCTACCACTGTTATGACACCCAGTTTTATGTATCATTTAAATCTGACAAACTTTAAAATCTGGATACATTGTTGCCTCACTGCTATTAAAGACCGGATGTCACCAAAATTTTTTACAGCCAAAACAAATACGGACAAAACAGAAATCTTGGTCATTGGCCCTGACCAAATTTCAAAGAGTATTAGCCCATAGATCAGGCATTTAGCAGGGAATATAAAACCATCTGCTAGAAATCTTGGTGTTGTTTTTGATAAAAATCTGAACTTTGACCGAAATTGgttcagtcttgttttttaCAACTCATTGCCTGAGAACATCACAGAGTAAATTATCCATGCTTATCTCTTCCTGCCTAAATAACTGTAACTCTGTATTTTCTTGTGTAAGCGAGTCTGCAATTGCTCAACTTCACTTGATTCAGAATGTGGCTGCCAGGCTTTTGACAAACACTAAACGAAGACAGCATATTACCCCCATTCAGGCCCActtacactggcttcctgtatgCTTCAGAATTCAGTTCAAGATCATATTCAAAGCTTTTCATGGCATGGCACTCACTTATATTTCTGAATTTATAACCCTATGCTCTGCACCAAGATTACTCAGATCCTCTGACCAACTGCTCTTAAGTGTCCTGTGGTCCAGGCTCAAGATAAAGGAGGACAGTGCTTTTACCGTTTTAGCTCCAACATTATGGAATCGCCTCCCCCTCACTGTCAGGTCAGCTGAGTTTAATCTGAAATAGCCTATACAAGTGGGTTTAAAAACTCACTTGTATAGGCTggcatttttatatgtttgttgCTCTGCAATTcctgttggttttatttgtattttaatcgtgttttgtttgtaaatctTGCTTTTGAGTTGTTGAGTGTCTGTTTCCTTTttacaaattgtattttttacttgCTGTTTTCACGCTGTGTACTattatgcatttttattattaactgtgaagcactttggaaCTGCtgctttgaaaagtgctatataaataaagtttacttacttACATTATACCATTATGGTTGCCCTCATCCATCTGTATGGACAGGGTGGAGAGTTGGACAACAGACAGTCTGGAGCGGCAAGTTAGTAAACACTAGGGTCAAACTGGATACACTAACTAGACTAAGCTGCTTGCTCTTCTTAGTTTTAAGGTGTATTTTTCAGTGTGGAGCTCATGTACACAAAGCTAGTGCATGAAAATATTTACCAGGGCTGTATGAGtctatctttttcttttgtccccACCCACTTTGGTCACCTCACAGGTAATTTCCTCCTGAAGTGACTCTACTGGCTACAGCATGAGGAGCTGGGACACCCAAGCCTCCACACATCCCTAACAGGAGATGCACATTTCTCCTGTCTCATACTGTGCTCACATCACCTGTTAACCTGGACTAAagacagcagaacaaaaacacagcccACACTGCTGCTGGCCTGATCAGGGTTCATCTGGCGTCCCTCTACCTGTCAGCTCTCATTACCCACAAAGCTTTGCAGCAGGCTTAACCCAACTTCTAATGCTCTAACAGGGTGGGGGGTTGGAGATTTaactcttaaacacacacacacacacacatacacacacacacacacaaacacacacgttacaACGACTATCATTTAAGACTATTCTACAAACATGTCCTACCTCCTTTTCTGAAAAAGTTGCAGCTTTTTTTGGGCAGAGATGATACCATATAGTAGAGTTGgttaaaaaatagataaaatgcAACACTATAAATTCAAttgattataataaaaatatgtaatacTTTGTACCGACACAGTGCTCAATAAGCTTTAACATGTACACAAGTGCAAGTCCAAACTAGAATGGGTCTAACAGTAGCGAGGTGatagaaaatacagtaaaacacgCTACAAAAGTCACAATGAACACAAGTGCCTTTCACAAATATAAATTCCAGCAGTAATACTATAAACTGTTAAAGTAGTCGCTTCATCGGCTGAGCTGTTTTATACTGTAGAAACTACCTATAATGTCAATGAATGGGTGATGTAACAGAGTTGTGTATAAATGCAGGTGTCTCAGTGTTGTAGACATACCTTTTCTGTTGCCGTGGAACCTGACCGGAGAGGACATGTGCTCCATGAGGCAGCAGCAGGCTTCTTAAACCCCAGATCAGAGGCAGAAAAAGGATTAACTACAATGTTTGTGATGCCAAAACACCAATCTATATAAGAGCTAATAAAACGTGTTGAGGCatatggtgtatgtgtgtgtgtgtgtgtgtgtgtgtatgtgtggatcAGTGCATTAGACTGAGCTCTGGGTGCAGTCCACTCAGTCTTGAAGCTCTGACGTGGAGGAGatagaagagagaggaggacaatGGAGCCAGTGTATTGGTCCACATTTGTTGGGGATATTTGTAGGGAAAGTTTGGCTATTGCTGCACAAGTTTTTTTGACTTACAAAGTCAAAAAgatatcttttaaaatgtttcacagGTTTTATccaactaataattatttgcaGAAACTCAAGAAAGACATTGATGTAAATTGTACCTTTTGTGGGGAACACTTATTTTGGTCTTACCTGCATAAAAAACAACTGTGGAGTAAATTGTCACGATTTATTACTGATCATATCTACCTTCACTTTACATTactttggaaaaatgtattgtgtgGACAAATATGACACATGTGAGATCACGAAAATACATTTTGAGGCGGAAACCCGCTGCTGGAAAATAGATGAAATATAACGTTTTTGGTCTTTCAGATACGATCAGCAATAAATCTTGACAATTTACTCCACAGTTGTTTTGTATGCAGGTAAGACCAACATAAATGTACcagtgtttctctgagctcCCCTCAAAAGGTATAATACTATATAATACATCAATGTCTTTCTTGAGTTTCtgcaaataattattagttggATAAAACctgtaaagcattttaaaagatatCTATATTATCAGATATCTGGTCAAGGTGACCAGTTTCACGtcaaaataatttatcaaaacGTCCAGAAACTTCTTAAACTAATCTTTCAGCTTGACAAATTACTCCACTGTCCAGTTTATGCTCAGTATTTTCCAAACACAGACATATTCGCCAGAATAAGTCAGAAATATTGGTATATGGCGTCCTAGACATGCTAGCGcggctagctagctagttacGTTAGTAACGTAAAATACGTGCGTCAagcatcaacaaaaaaaaacctaacgGCAAGGTAACCAAAGGTAACGGCGAGAATACGCTAGCGTCAACCACGGGCCGCTTATTTAGCCatattttatgtcatattttgaTGAAACTGTGATTATTTGTTACAAATGACAACACTAATGGACGGTTGAGAGGTggagcctgcagcagtgagttggagaaaaaacattaaaatgttaagttAGCCGTTGTAAACTCCTTGTCAGTAACAGTTACACTGGAGATACGGGCTAGCTTACAATCATTGTTTTGTACATTGACtgtatgcaaatatatttatatacaacacaagaaaaatacagttaaactACATTTctgtgtatataaatgtaaaaaaaattaaaagcaatGCTAATTTTAAATAGACACGAAGCATTATCTGAAAATAAAACGTTTACATTTTGGTTCAAGGAGACaatgctagctaatgctaatgctaagtCTTTCAGAAAAATGGACGCTTTTTCAGAGCCACCTGTCGAGCCCACAGGAGGTGAGTGTTTGATACGTGGTCCATAATTTCTTGTGATTTATTCCTTTAAGTTTATTAATGAAATCATTAACATTGATAAGATATATTGTTAAATTGTTGTCTGTTTTCCTtactaaatgaaaaacaattgtCTAGAAAAGGACTGCATT
Proteins encoded in this region:
- the LOC121910526 gene encoding septin-5-like, coding for MVKKTCAAIAKLSLQISPTNVDQYTGSIVLLSLLSPPRQSFKTEWTAPRAQSNALIHTYTHTHTHTHTPYASTRFISSYIDWCFGITNIVVNPFSASDLGFKKPAAASWSTCPLRSGSTATEKLSTLSIEDEEDIQLPYAMRDLPPTSQPGEQLHTTGHQAAVYCEAEGTGSATNGRLSSLPGTPSLPRPTPCNPTGSPAFPHRPSRMGPDSVFQPPPLRRQLITQESLDCPLSPASRPRSPWGRFDPYDSPEDQDKEYVGFATLPNQVHRKTVKKGFTFTVMVAGESGLGKSTLINSLFLTDLYKDRKVPNAEERINQTIDIIKHSISIEEKGIKLRLTIIDTPGFGDAIDNTESWKPIEDYIDQQFEQYFRDESGLNRRNIQDNRVHCCLYFVSPFGHGLRPLDVECMRALHEKVNIVPVLAKADSLTHVEVCRKKMKIREDIKQFGINIYQFPDCDSDEDEDFKKQDQILKDSIPFAIIGSNVQMESKGRKFRGRVYPWGVVEVENPVHSDFLLLRNMLVRTHMQDLKDVTRETHYENYRAQCIQNMTRMVVQERKRSLRERHREGSETEIPLPLAVVDTEKERLIFEKDEQLRRMQEVLERIQEQMQNSQTGGC